The Streptomyces sp. NBC_00224 genome has a window encoding:
- a CDS encoding NADP-dependent oxidoreductase: MNAANFVSGQIRLASRPVGEPTADTFELVRTDVPEPAEGEIVVRNTWMSVDPYMRGRMDDVPSYIPPFPLGAALEGSAAGVVVASRSATVPVGATVSHFLGWREYAVLDAAAATVIDTDLAPAQAYLGALGTTGLTAYAALTEVAPVREGDVVFISAAAGAVGSVAGQLARKLGASKVIGSAGGPEKAKKLVTDFGYDAAIDYRAGSLEEQLAQAAPEGVDVYLDSVGGGHLRAAIGAMRTGGRIALVGAIGGYNVTEPAAGPDNLFQAAAKELNLRGMLVSSYFHLFPEWIGRAAGWLADGTLHTEHTVFEGIDRAPAAFLGMMRGANTGKMLVRLDG; encoded by the coding sequence ATGAACGCGGCGAACTTCGTCTCCGGCCAGATCCGGCTCGCCTCGCGCCCCGTCGGTGAGCCCACCGCGGACACCTTCGAGCTGGTCCGCACCGACGTACCGGAGCCGGCCGAGGGCGAGATCGTCGTCCGCAACACCTGGATGTCGGTTGACCCGTACATGCGCGGCCGTATGGACGACGTGCCGTCGTACATCCCGCCCTTCCCCCTCGGCGCCGCGCTGGAGGGCAGCGCGGCGGGCGTGGTGGTCGCCTCGCGGTCCGCCACTGTGCCGGTCGGCGCGACCGTCTCCCACTTCCTGGGCTGGCGTGAGTACGCCGTGCTGGACGCCGCCGCCGCGACCGTCATCGACACCGACCTGGCCCCGGCGCAGGCGTACTTGGGCGCGCTCGGCACCACTGGCCTGACCGCCTACGCGGCGCTGACCGAGGTCGCGCCGGTGCGTGAAGGCGACGTGGTGTTCATCTCCGCCGCCGCCGGGGCGGTGGGCAGCGTCGCGGGACAGCTGGCCCGCAAGCTCGGGGCCTCCAAGGTGATCGGCTCGGCCGGCGGCCCCGAGAAGGCGAAGAAGCTGGTGACGGACTTCGGGTACGACGCTGCCATCGACTACCGCGCGGGCTCGTTGGAGGAGCAACTGGCCCAGGCCGCGCCGGAGGGCGTCGACGTCTACCTCGACAGCGTGGGCGGCGGCCATCTGCGGGCAGCCATCGGCGCGATGCGCACCGGTGGCCGGATCGCACTGGTCGGCGCCATCGGCGGCTACAACGTCACCGAGCCGGCCGCCGGCCCCGACAACCTCTTCCAGGCAGCCGCCAAGGAGCTGAACCTGCGCGGCATGCTGGTCAGCAGCTACTTCCACCTCTTCCCCGAGTGGATCGGGCGCGCTGCGGGCTGGCTCGCCGACGGCACCCTGCACACGGAACACACCGTGTTCGAGGGCATCGACCGGGCCCCGGCCGCCTTCCTCGGCATGATGCGCGGCGCCAACACCGGCAAGATGCTCGTCCGGCTGGACGGCTGA
- a CDS encoding NAD(P)H oxidoreductase, translated as MAQHALLVLAHPRGDSLTAQIAHRARERLVDAGYTVDLLDLYAEDFDPRTGPEDEPDWANRDKEYSPEVRSHMDRIEAADTIVVVFPLWWFGLPAILKGWIDRVWNYGFAYGRSRPRLGAKGMLWLGLSSYPREQFAELGWDTLIERQLRVGVSEFCGIKDASVEFVHDSLSIGALGLAAADTAVAAFLGAPAEPVAPAR; from the coding sequence GTGGCACAGCACGCTCTGCTGGTCCTCGCCCACCCCCGCGGCGACTCCCTCACCGCCCAGATCGCCCACCGCGCCCGCGAACGCCTGGTGGACGCCGGGTACACCGTCGACCTGCTCGACCTGTACGCCGAGGACTTCGATCCCCGCACCGGCCCCGAAGACGAGCCGGACTGGGCGAACCGGGACAAGGAATACTCGCCCGAGGTCCGGTCCCACATGGACCGGATCGAGGCCGCGGACACCATCGTTGTGGTCTTCCCCCTCTGGTGGTTCGGGCTCCCGGCCATCCTCAAGGGCTGGATCGACCGGGTGTGGAACTACGGTTTCGCATACGGCCGCAGCCGCCCCCGCCTGGGCGCCAAGGGGATGCTCTGGCTCGGGCTTTCCAGCTACCCGCGCGAGCAGTTCGCCGAGCTCGGCTGGGACACCCTGATCGAGCGCCAACTCCGTGTCGGAGTCTCCGAGTTCTGCGGCATCAAGGACGCTTCGGTGGAATTCGTCCACGACTCCCTGAGCATCGGCGCCCTGGGACTCGCCGCAGCGGACACCGCGGTCGCCGCGTTCCTCGGGGCACCCGCCGAACCTGTCGCACCTGCGAGGTGA
- a CDS encoding RICIN domain-containing protein: MPKILRRITTVSAGLAVAAGVALAAAPSAAASGWGIRNNNDGLCLGIDQNSTAWGTRAVQWECNGNADQQWTFHSVDGGSSYTLTNDHGLCLGVDNGSRSWGARAVQWGCNGNPDQKWLYSPISGNSFRLLNLNSGLCLGIDNASTAWNATAVQWECNGNADQNWHF; the protein is encoded by the coding sequence GTGCCGAAAATCCTACGCCGAATCACCACCGTCTCCGCAGGTTTGGCCGTCGCTGCCGGTGTGGCGCTTGCTGCCGCTCCGTCCGCTGCCGCGAGTGGCTGGGGGATCCGTAACAACAATGACGGGCTGTGCCTCGGCATCGACCAGAACAGCACCGCATGGGGCACCCGCGCGGTCCAGTGGGAGTGCAACGGAAATGCCGACCAGCAGTGGACCTTTCACTCTGTCGACGGCGGCTCCTCCTACACGCTGACCAACGACCATGGATTGTGCCTCGGGGTCGACAACGGCAGCAGATCCTGGGGGGCTCGTGCAGTCCAGTGGGGGTGCAACGGCAACCCCGACCAGAAGTGGCTCTACAGCCCCATCAGCGGCAATTCGTTCCGCCTCCTCAACCTCAATTCCGGCCTGTGCCTAGGCATCGACAACGCCAGCACCGCTTGGAACGCCACGGCAGTCCAATGGGAGTGCAACGGCAACGCCGACCAGAATTGGCATTTCTGA
- a CDS encoding TetR/AcrR family transcriptional regulator, whose product MTTELGLRESKKQETRQLISDCATRLFIEQGFEQTTIAEIATAARVAKKTVTNYFPRKEDLALDHHEAFTQGLAHAVTGRAPGEEPLTALERAFRTTLAEHSPVVGFTGPEFARMVADSPTLSARLLELHNQREEALATALASITPDPAPAVAPRAAAALIAAADRLLFRRIQELTLAGHADDEIEAVLTPEADHVFPLLTASLGNRPTTATS is encoded by the coding sequence ATGACTACCGAGCTGGGACTCCGAGAGTCCAAGAAGCAGGAGACCAGGCAGCTGATCTCCGACTGCGCCACCAGGCTCTTCATCGAGCAGGGCTTCGAGCAGACCACGATCGCCGAGATCGCCACTGCGGCCCGGGTCGCCAAGAAGACGGTCACCAACTACTTCCCCCGCAAGGAGGACCTGGCCCTGGACCACCACGAGGCGTTCACCCAGGGCCTGGCTCACGCCGTCACCGGACGTGCCCCTGGCGAAGAACCGCTCACCGCGCTGGAACGGGCGTTCCGCACCACCCTGGCGGAACACAGCCCGGTCGTCGGCTTCACCGGCCCCGAGTTCGCCCGCATGGTCGCCGACAGCCCCACCCTCAGCGCCCGATTGCTCGAACTGCACAACCAGCGCGAGGAGGCACTTGCCACGGCGCTGGCCTCCATCACCCCGGATCCCGCGCCCGCCGTCGCCCCCCGGGCCGCCGCCGCCCTGATCGCCGCAGCCGACCGCCTCCTGTTCCGCCGCATCCAGGAACTGACCCTGGCCGGCCACGCCGACGACGAGATCGAGGCCGTGCTGACTCCGGAGGCGGACCATGTCTTCCCGCTCCTCACCGCCTCCCTCGGCAACCGCCCCACCACGGCAACCTCGTGA
- a CDS encoding dihydrofolate reductase family protein encodes MRKLTYFIGTTIDGFIAAPDGDYDFFMPYVTEDFLPHLIAEYAETLPTPARAGLGLADAPNTRFDTVLMGRGTYDPGLAMGLTSPYAHLRQFVLSRSLAVSPDEAVEVTAEDPTQLVRRLKGEEGLGIWLCGGADLAGQLLPEIDELIVKQYPIVAGSGIPLFRADFSPRAFKLTDSHAFERGNLVLTYTKTSD; translated from the coding sequence ATGCGCAAGCTCACGTACTTCATCGGCACCACCATCGACGGCTTCATCGCCGCCCCTGACGGTGACTACGACTTCTTCATGCCGTACGTCACCGAGGACTTCCTCCCGCACCTGATCGCCGAGTACGCGGAAACCCTCCCTACCCCGGCCCGCGCCGGACTCGGCCTCGCGGATGCGCCCAACACCCGCTTCGACACCGTGCTCATGGGCCGCGGCACGTACGACCCCGGTCTGGCCATGGGGCTCACCAGCCCGTACGCCCACCTGCGGCAGTTTGTCCTCTCCCGCTCGCTCGCTGTCAGCCCGGACGAAGCCGTAGAGGTCACCGCGGAGGACCCGACGCAGCTGGTCCGCCGGCTCAAGGGAGAGGAAGGGCTCGGGATCTGGCTCTGTGGAGGCGCCGACCTGGCCGGGCAGCTCCTGCCCGAGATCGACGAGCTGATCGTCAAGCAGTACCCGATCGTTGCCGGTTCCGGCATCCCGCTCTTCCGCGCCGACTTCTCGCCGCGTGCCTTCAAGCTCACCGACAGCCACGCGTTCGAGCGCGGGAACCTCGTCCTCACCTACACGAAGACGTCCGACTGA
- a CDS encoding VOC family protein, producing the protein MRVTTSTLSLTVADIDASRDFFRTHLGYQVAMAADGFASLTRDDAAADLVLLRRGTEVLPPEQRDQQAAGLIFALTVTGIEAEERRLREAGAPITMPLREEPWGERLFQLTDPNGIVVQLVEWAATDEPAQAAQPEENVAMRSDGVASVPGTEGTRTLPWAQ; encoded by the coding sequence TTGCGCGTCACCACCTCCACCCTGTCCCTCACCGTCGCCGACATCGACGCCTCCCGCGACTTCTTCCGCACCCACCTCGGCTACCAGGTCGCCATGGCCGCCGACGGCTTCGCGTCCCTGACCCGCGATGATGCCGCCGCCGACCTCGTGCTGCTGCGGCGCGGCACCGAGGTGCTCCCGCCCGAACAGCGGGACCAGCAGGCGGCGGGCCTGATCTTCGCGCTTACCGTCACCGGCATCGAGGCCGAGGAACGGCGCCTGCGCGAGGCGGGCGCCCCGATCACCATGCCGCTGCGCGAGGAGCCCTGGGGCGAGCGGCTGTTCCAGCTGACCGATCCGAACGGAATCGTCGTGCAACTCGTCGAATGGGCCGCCACCGACGAGCCCGCGCAGGCCGCGCAGCCGGAGGAGAACGTCGCCATGCGCTCGGACGGCGTGGCCTCCGTACCCGGGACCGAAGGCACCCGCACCCTGCCCTGGGCCCAGTAA
- a CDS encoding FG-GAP repeat domain-containing protein codes for MATARTTRRRLGASVATVLAATVGAGVLASPGAVAAIAAPTRATADAADAANLPLGAEIVSTGDTGYLTSRTDDSGYAVLQWHKYADGSVLPINTGTMGHSSNSDTVVTSDGSMVFLRDMKTNGSWSASFNLASVFKPGAKLVGVVGENLFVSVPTTGDYHELWQLAQVNGVTSKTKLTSNTYGVDYKVVASTGHDMLVLGSSRVFSGPTYRTEYWKALTNVNNHSVIDWGGTESTGAWTQDSTGAYTADYKAWVEASAGRTALVVAAQGTRKTFAMDSSMSGAVIAGIQGNTLLYGVPGKAADETRSPLYARSITTADAVPYKLLEHFSSVAHAPDGSLLVRGATAEADGLFRVHDGFGGAPSVTLVADTGRDLALKVTESKVPTAVDLEKAGTTVPMEWTLSRANATVDLTLTHAATGKKLTKHLSQAASGSRFAFTWDGVLDGISAPNGAYTWRITATPTSGAGGPATASGSFQVSRLANPHDLNDNGSTDVLARDASGALWRDDLFDWPSGNQATTAKRTKIGAGWQVYNQIEAAGNLAGAPAGDLVARDSSGVLWLYQGDGAGNFTSRVKVGAGWQIYNKITGGSDLTGDGRPDLLATDTSGVLWLYKGTGSASAPFATRTRVGGGWQIYNQITAVGNIAGGTAGDLVARDTSGVLWLYQGDGTGNFTSRVKIGGGWNSFSQLVGAGDVTGDQRPDLIAYGPNGTYVYQSTGSTTAPFSRQTTTLYAGEGTKFNTIA; via the coding sequence TTGGCTACCGCACGCACCACCCGACGCCGTCTCGGCGCCTCCGTCGCGACCGTTCTCGCCGCGACGGTCGGCGCCGGCGTCCTGGCCTCGCCCGGCGCCGTGGCCGCCATCGCTGCCCCGACCAGGGCCACTGCCGACGCGGCCGACGCGGCGAACCTGCCCCTCGGCGCCGAGATCGTCAGCACCGGCGACACCGGCTACCTCACGTCCCGTACGGACGACTCCGGCTACGCGGTCCTGCAGTGGCACAAGTACGCCGACGGCTCGGTACTGCCGATCAATACGGGCACCATGGGGCACAGCAGCAACTCCGACACCGTCGTGACCAGCGACGGCAGCATGGTCTTCCTGCGGGACATGAAGACGAACGGCAGCTGGTCCGCGTCCTTCAACCTCGCGTCCGTGTTCAAGCCCGGGGCGAAGCTCGTCGGCGTGGTGGGCGAGAACCTCTTCGTGAGCGTTCCGACCACGGGGGACTACCACGAGCTGTGGCAGCTCGCCCAAGTCAACGGCGTCACCAGCAAGACGAAGCTCACGTCCAACACCTACGGCGTGGACTACAAGGTCGTCGCCTCCACGGGCCACGACATGCTCGTCCTGGGCAGTTCCCGGGTCTTCTCCGGACCGACCTACCGGACCGAGTACTGGAAGGCGCTCACCAACGTCAACAACCACTCGGTCATCGACTGGGGCGGCACGGAGAGCACCGGCGCGTGGACCCAGGACTCCACGGGCGCCTACACCGCCGACTACAAGGCGTGGGTCGAGGCCAGCGCCGGGCGCACCGCGCTCGTCGTGGCCGCGCAGGGCACCCGCAAGACCTTCGCGATGGACAGCTCCATGAGCGGTGCCGTCATCGCCGGCATCCAAGGGAACACGCTGCTCTACGGGGTCCCGGGGAAGGCCGCCGACGAGACGCGGAGCCCGCTGTACGCCCGGAGCATCACGACCGCCGACGCCGTGCCGTACAAGCTCCTGGAGCACTTCTCCAGCGTGGCCCACGCACCGGACGGCAGCCTGCTCGTGCGCGGCGCCACGGCCGAAGCCGACGGGCTGTTCCGGGTCCACGACGGATTCGGCGGCGCCCCGAGCGTCACGCTCGTGGCGGACACGGGCCGGGATCTGGCCCTCAAGGTGACCGAGTCGAAGGTCCCCACCGCGGTGGACCTGGAGAAGGCGGGCACCACGGTCCCGATGGAGTGGACCCTGTCCCGCGCGAACGCCACCGTGGACCTCACCCTCACGCACGCGGCCACCGGCAAGAAGCTCACCAAGCACCTGTCCCAGGCGGCCTCCGGCAGTCGCTTCGCCTTCACCTGGGACGGCGTCCTGGACGGCATCAGCGCCCCCAACGGCGCCTACACCTGGCGGATCACCGCCACTCCGACCAGCGGCGCGGGCGGTCCGGCGACCGCGTCGGGGAGCTTCCAGGTCTCGCGCCTGGCCAACCCGCACGACCTCAACGACAACGGCTCGACGGACGTGCTCGCGCGGGACGCCTCGGGTGCGCTGTGGCGGGACGACCTCTTCGACTGGCCGTCGGGCAACCAGGCCACCACCGCCAAGCGGACGAAGATCGGTGCCGGTTGGCAGGTCTACAACCAGATCGAGGCCGCGGGGAACCTTGCGGGCGCCCCGGCGGGTGACCTCGTCGCCCGCGACTCCTCGGGTGTCCTGTGGCTCTACCAGGGCGACGGCGCGGGCAACTTCACCTCCCGCGTCAAGGTGGGTGCCGGCTGGCAGATCTACAACAAGATCACCGGTGGCAGCGATCTCACCGGTGACGGACGCCCCGACCTCCTCGCCACCGACACCTCCGGCGTCCTGTGGCTCTACAAGGGCACCGGCAGCGCGTCCGCCCCCTTCGCCACCCGCACCCGAGTCGGCGGCGGCTGGCAGATCTACAACCAGATCACCGCCGTCGGCAACATCGCAGGCGGTACGGCCGGTGACCTCGTCGCCCGCGACACGTCGGGTGTCCTGTGGCTCTACCAGGGTGACGGCACGGGCAACTTCACCTCCCGCGTCAAGATCGGCGGCGGCTGGAACAGCTTCTCCCAGCTCGTCGGCGCCGGCGACGTCACCGGCGACCAACGCCCCGACCTGATCGCCTACGGCCCGAACGGCACGTACGTCTACCAGTCGACCGGCTCGACGACGGCCCCGTTCAGTCGGCAGACGACCACCCTGTACGCGGGCGAGGGCACCAAGTTCAACACCATCGCGTAG
- a CDS encoding fibronectin type III domain-containing protein, producing MHYLKSINIRNLLVAVSAAIALSISPVTDAGAAAPTPAKGLLQPLDIDSVYVSGVSSGGFLANQLHVAHSEVFKGVGIFSAGPYECAQANLTTALYACMDTFMPRKTPAQLEQETRDRAASGSVDAVANLSGDSVWLYHGSSDRTVDRTVNDDLAAYYRDFGANVTYDTASNAGHAWVSPLGEVSCTSTAAPYLNNCGGDPEKDMLTHLFGSVRPAVSGPLTGRLVQFDQNAYVPGGSASAISMGNEGFSYIPQSCEAGASCRLMVALHGCYQYYGLIGDKFMAQAYLNEYADTNNMVVLYPQATTASDNPRGCWNWWGYGGDTHYAEKGGRQLTAITNMVHAIADAPTTPALPAPTGLTVTGTTANSISLTWNPVAGAASYNIYRDGSTANTTPLSSTAYSDSGLASGTSYAYTVAAVDNSGVVGLRSAPLTATTTTATTPLPNCWTTDNVSHNLAGRSYFIGDKSYAIGTGQYMGPHTSTAVSNLHLRSPGSWEVVPHC from the coding sequence ATGCATTACCTGAAGAGCATCAACATCAGAAATCTGCTCGTGGCAGTGTCGGCGGCAATCGCCCTGTCCATAAGCCCGGTTACTGATGCCGGGGCTGCTGCCCCCACCCCCGCCAAGGGACTGTTGCAGCCCCTCGACATCGACTCCGTCTATGTGTCCGGGGTTTCGTCCGGTGGGTTCCTGGCCAACCAACTGCATGTCGCGCACTCTGAAGTCTTCAAGGGAGTCGGGATCTTCTCCGCGGGCCCGTACGAGTGCGCGCAGGCCAACCTCACCACCGCCTTGTACGCGTGCATGGACACCTTCATGCCCCGCAAGACCCCCGCACAGTTGGAGCAGGAGACCCGCGACCGGGCGGCGTCCGGCAGCGTCGACGCCGTCGCCAACCTTTCCGGCGACTCCGTCTGGCTCTACCACGGAAGTTCCGACCGGACCGTGGACCGCACCGTGAACGACGATCTCGCCGCCTATTACCGCGACTTCGGGGCCAACGTCACCTACGACACGGCATCGAACGCCGGACACGCCTGGGTCAGCCCGCTCGGCGAAGTGTCCTGCACCTCAACGGCAGCGCCCTACCTCAACAACTGTGGCGGCGACCCCGAAAAGGACATGCTCACCCACCTGTTCGGCAGCGTGAGGCCCGCCGTCTCAGGCCCGCTGACCGGAAGACTTGTCCAGTTCGACCAGAACGCGTACGTGCCCGGCGGAAGCGCGTCCGCGATCAGCATGGGAAACGAGGGTTTCTCCTACATCCCGCAATCGTGCGAGGCGGGGGCGTCATGCAGGCTGATGGTGGCCCTGCACGGTTGCTACCAGTACTACGGGCTGATCGGAGACAAGTTCATGGCTCAGGCCTACCTGAACGAGTACGCCGACACGAACAACATGGTCGTCCTGTACCCCCAGGCCACCACCGCGAGCGACAACCCCCGCGGCTGCTGGAACTGGTGGGGGTATGGCGGTGACACCCACTACGCCGAGAAGGGCGGCCGACAGCTCACCGCGATCACGAACATGGTGCACGCGATCGCCGACGCCCCCACCACACCGGCGCTCCCCGCCCCGACCGGCCTGACCGTCACCGGCACCACCGCGAACTCGATATCGCTGACCTGGAACCCGGTCGCGGGCGCGGCCTCGTACAACATCTACCGCGACGGCAGCACAGCCAACACCACCCCGCTCAGCAGCACGGCCTACTCCGACAGCGGCCTGGCGTCCGGCACCTCCTACGCCTACACCGTCGCCGCCGTCGACAACTCCGGGGTCGTAGGCCTCCGTTCAGCCCCTCTGACGGCGACCACCACGACAGCGACAACACCGCTGCCGAACTGCTGGACCACGGACAACGTCTCCCACAATCTGGCCGGGCGGTCCTACTTCATCGGCGACAAGAGCTACGCGATCGGTACCGGGCAGTACATGGGCCCCCACACCTCCACCGCCGTCAGCAACCTGCATCTGCGCTCGCCCGGCTCCTGGGAGGTCGTACCGCACTGCTGA
- a CDS encoding phospholipase D-like domain-containing protein, translating to MKLILIPGRLRTAVGAFAVATGVLTGMLVGPVGTASAATVTTGPVFNDPTGDSAAQQAIRSQVRSVVANADSGTSLRLAMYHLWDETVANELVAAKADRGLSVKVVLDASTRDFPQAYDILRAALGTDTSQSSYVKLCATGSSCLGPAGTGINHNKFLLADSVGGGAQKNVVMQLTSNLTPSNYTRYWNSSITVAGNTELYSGYLSYFDKLPAQNRTAWSYTYGNAGDYKYYFFPRAGTDATTDTVVNALDNITCRWTDTAGSHRTTVHAAMLKISRQDVADKLRALAGAGCLIDLVYSETDTGTWNALHGVSGITNRCYQHDDDADSTTPNRIVHSKNVLVDGMYAGSVQKLMWTGSHNWSGPALRNNDEAMLRITTPSVYSAFEANFQAARAAAVPGTSDNVTACKSE from the coding sequence ATGAAGCTCATCCTTATACCCGGCCGACTGCGCACCGCGGTCGGTGCGTTCGCCGTCGCCACGGGGGTCCTCACCGGGATGCTCGTCGGGCCCGTGGGCACCGCGAGCGCCGCCACGGTGACCACGGGCCCGGTGTTCAACGATCCGACCGGGGACAGCGCGGCACAGCAGGCGATCCGTAGCCAGGTCCGGTCCGTCGTCGCCAACGCCGACAGCGGAACCTCGCTGCGGCTGGCCATGTACCACCTGTGGGACGAGACCGTCGCGAACGAACTGGTCGCCGCGAAGGCGGACCGCGGCCTCAGCGTCAAGGTGGTCCTGGACGCGAGCACCCGTGACTTCCCGCAGGCGTACGACATCTTGCGGGCGGCTCTCGGTACGGACACGTCGCAGAGCTCGTACGTGAAGCTCTGCGCCACGGGCAGCTCCTGTCTGGGGCCGGCGGGAACCGGCATCAACCACAACAAGTTCCTGTTGGCCGACAGTGTCGGCGGCGGCGCGCAGAAGAACGTCGTCATGCAGCTCACCTCGAACCTGACGCCGTCCAACTACACGCGCTACTGGAACAGTTCGATCACCGTCGCGGGCAACACCGAGCTGTACAGCGGCTACCTCTCCTACTTCGACAAGCTGCCCGCGCAGAACCGCACCGCTTGGTCGTACACGTACGGCAACGCCGGTGACTATAAGTACTACTTCTTCCCGCGCGCGGGCACCGACGCCACCACCGACACCGTCGTGAACGCGCTGGACAACATCACCTGCCGCTGGACCGACACCGCCGGCTCGCACCGTACGACCGTCCACGCGGCCATGTTGAAGATCAGCCGTCAGGACGTTGCCGACAAGCTGCGCGCACTCGCCGGGGCGGGGTGTCTGATCGACCTCGTCTACAGCGAGACCGACACGGGTACGTGGAACGCCCTCCACGGGGTCTCCGGCATCACCAACCGCTGCTACCAGCACGATGACGACGCCGACAGCACCACCCCGAACCGCATCGTGCACTCCAAGAACGTGCTGGTGGACGGCATGTACGCGGGCAGCGTCCAGAAGCTGATGTGGACCGGCAGCCACAACTGGAGTGGTCCGGCGCTGCGCAACAACGACGAGGCGATGCTGCGTATCACCACGCCCTCCGTCTACAGCGCGTTCGAGGCCAACTTCCAGGCCGCACGGGCCGCGGCCGTACCCGGCACCAGCGACAACGTCACCGCCTGCAAGAGCGAGTAG
- a CDS encoding (2,3-dihydroxybenzoyl)adenylate synthase has product MLDSCTPLLSETVGRYYDHGYYQGAALPQLLAEHARTYGTRTALVHGERRLTYRELNRRVDRVAAGLALRGIRSGDRVIVQLPNVPEFVITVYALMRAGALPVFASISHRADEIGHLARIAEAAAYIGPSVHHGFDHAAMAAEISDDHPRLRRAFTLDSPDGAQGGFATAPSGCLFFPLRSVDAPRGPDRTYNPNDVAFFLLSSGNTAPPQLVPRTHNDYAYQSRAAAELIGLGPEDVYLAALSAESNFTFGCPGIVGTLAVGGTVVLIDEPGPADAFHAIETEKVTVTSLVPAVAQLWLDTRLNGQYDLAGLRLIQIGGARLHPELAARIPSAFDCRLQQVFEMAEGLLCLTRLTDTDAVIHHTQGRPLSPGDEIRITDADGTDVPAGTPGQLWTRGPCTLRGYYKAPDQNTGSFTADGFCKTGVVARLTEDGNLVVGGAVPTLTEASRADHL; this is encoded by the coding sequence ATGCTGGACAGCTGTACCCCGCTCCTGTCCGAGACCGTCGGCCGCTACTACGACCATGGTTACTACCAGGGCGCCGCCCTGCCCCAACTCCTCGCCGAGCACGCCCGCACCTACGGCACTCGTACGGCCCTCGTCCACGGCGAACGCCGACTCACCTACCGCGAACTGAACCGACGTGTGGACCGGGTGGCTGCCGGGCTCGCGCTTCGGGGCATCCGCTCCGGCGACCGGGTCATCGTCCAGCTCCCGAATGTGCCCGAGTTCGTCATCACCGTCTACGCCCTCATGCGTGCCGGCGCCCTCCCGGTGTTCGCGTCCATCTCCCACCGCGCCGACGAGATCGGACACCTCGCCCGTATCGCCGAAGCCGCTGCATACATCGGCCCCAGCGTCCACCACGGCTTCGACCACGCCGCGATGGCGGCGGAGATCAGCGACGACCATCCGCGTCTGCGCCGCGCCTTCACCCTCGACAGCCCCGATGGTGCCCAAGGCGGCTTCGCCACCGCCCCCAGCGGATGTCTGTTCTTCCCCCTGCGCTCCGTGGACGCTCCGAGGGGACCGGACCGCACGTACAACCCCAACGACGTCGCGTTCTTCCTGCTGTCGAGCGGGAACACGGCCCCACCCCAGCTCGTCCCGCGCACCCACAACGACTACGCGTATCAGAGCCGGGCCGCAGCCGAACTGATCGGCCTCGGCCCCGAAGACGTCTACCTCGCGGCCCTCTCGGCGGAGTCCAACTTCACTTTCGGCTGTCCCGGCATCGTCGGCACCCTCGCCGTCGGCGGGACCGTCGTGCTGATCGACGAACCCGGCCCCGCCGACGCCTTCCACGCGATCGAGACCGAGAAGGTCACCGTCACCTCCCTCGTCCCCGCTGTCGCGCAACTGTGGCTGGACACCCGCCTCAACGGCCAGTACGACCTCGCCGGCCTGCGCCTCATCCAGATCGGCGGCGCACGTCTCCACCCCGAACTCGCGGCCCGCATCCCATCGGCCTTCGACTGCCGCCTCCAACAGGTCTTCGAGATGGCTGAGGGGCTGCTCTGCCTCACCCGCCTCACCGACACCGACGCCGTCATCCATCACACGCAGGGGCGCCCCCTCTCGCCCGGGGACGAGATCCGCATCACCGACGCAGACGGCACCGACGTGCCGGCGGGAACTCCCGGGCAGCTCTGGACGCGCGGCCCCTGCACCCTGCGCGGCTACTACAAAGCCCCCGACCAGAACACCGGCTCCTTCACCGCCGACGGCTTCTGCAAGACCGGCGTCGTCGCCCGCCTCACCGAAGACGGCAACCTCGTCGTCGGAGGGGCGGTACCGACACTGACTGAGGCTTCCCGGGCCGACCATCTTTGA
- a CDS encoding DoxX family protein: MSLAYIIVAVLTAAWIGFSGFSLLRRADFVTQPLIEYGVPRAWWTLLGAAKAAGAVGLLVGLAVPAIGIAAGLALVLYFLGAVVTVLRARSYKTVAFPVLYLAPVVATLTLGYAA; this comes from the coding sequence ATGTCCCTGGCATACATCATCGTCGCCGTTCTCACCGCGGCCTGGATCGGCTTCTCCGGATTCTCCCTGCTGCGCCGGGCTGACTTCGTGACGCAGCCGCTGATCGAGTACGGCGTCCCGCGTGCCTGGTGGACCCTGCTGGGGGCGGCCAAGGCGGCCGGCGCGGTAGGCCTGCTTGTCGGCCTGGCGGTCCCCGCGATCGGCATCGCGGCCGGGCTCGCCCTCGTTCTGTACTTCCTGGGCGCGGTCGTCACCGTCCTGCGGGCACGCTCCTACAAGACCGTCGCCTTCCCCGTCCTGTACCTCGCGCCAGTCGTGGCCACCCTGACCCTCGGCTACGCGGCCTGA